The Ruficoccus amylovorans region CCTGCGCAAGAACGCCTATATCAAGTACTTCCTCAAGGAAGCCGGCGGCATGAAGAGCTCCCCCGGCACCATGCAGATGAAGCTCGGTGCCAACGAAAGCGACAGCTAAGCCGCACCTGTCCCCCCAGGCTTTTCGCCGCAATATTCGCGGGCTTACGCAGCCCGCACCCGCGGTGCGTGTCCGCACTCGACATTTTTGCTGCGCATCGTGTCAGCGATTACTGAAAACAGAGCCTCTGTTTTCAGTAATCGCTGAGCAAAGCATCAAAACTGGGCCAGCCAATGATGGTTTTGCCCTTTGTGGCAGGAAAGGCATGCAACGAAGGCACAAAAAACCGGCGTCGTTCACACTGACGCCGGTTGAAAAGAGATTTTGAAAAGGGACGCAAATCACGAGCAAAGCTGCTGCCGCCCGCAGGGTCTTATTCAAAAATCGGGTCGCCGCCAAAGAAGCGTTCGATTTCGGCTTCCGCCGCCTCGGGGCTGTCGGAGGCGTGGACGAGATTGAACATCTTGTCCGCACCCATATCGCCGCGGATGGTGCCAGCCGGGGCAGCTTTGGAGTCGGTCGGCCCGAGGATAGAACGCACACGGCTGATCGCTTCGGGTCCCTTCAGAATCATGGCGATCACGGGACGCGAGCTCATGAAGTTCTCAATTTCCGGGAAAAACGGCTTGTCCGCGATATGGGAGTAGTGCTCGCGCAGGACGGCCTGGTCCAGCTTCATCATTTTGCAGGCGACGATATCGAGATCCACCTTGGCGAAACGGTCCAGCACGATGCCCCAGAGCTTGCGCTCCATGCAGTCGGGTTTCAGAATAATCAGGGTCTTTTGCATAGTTTTACAATATGGCTATCCCGCCGTGTATGGGCAAAAGCAGGCCCCTTGACAAGCCCTTATGTCCTTTAAATACGCACCCTCGCCCAACTGTCACCGGAAGGAAACATTACTGGCGGATCAATAGACTCCGGCCAGGGCAGTCTCGTCGCGTAAATTTTCTGACTGAGTTCTTTAATATTCTTCGCAGGCTTTGCCTTGACCTTCGGCCCAACACTCCTCATACGTGTTCTCTTTCATTCGTGGGGCCGTAGCTCAGTTGGAAGAGCGCGTCGTTCGCAATGACGAGGTCGTCGGTTCGATCCCGATCGGCTCCACCATCACTTTTCGCCCTCCCTGCCCGGGAGGGCTTTTTTATGCCTTAATCGCAAGCGCCCATTGAGCATCCCTCTTGATTTCGATTGGTAATGTTCGGCATCTCTCGTTGGTTACCATTGGGGCTTCTCGCTGGTAACGATTGGGGTTTATGATGGTGACCATTTTGCTGGTGACAGAGCACTGATGTCGTCCTGATTGGTCATGTTTGGGAGGCGTGAGAGGACGTCGGGTTCGATGTTGTGGCGCTGGCAGAAGACGACGATGGAGTAGATGATGGCGGAGCGTTGGCCGGCCTCTGGGTGACCGATGAAGAATGTGGCCGAGACTTTTTCCTGGCGGTAAAGCGGCTGGTGCTGCACGTATTTGCTCAAAACGATCCAGGCCAACAGGCCCGCCGAGGCGTAGCTGCCGTTCATCAGCATCGTAAGCGCCGCCGGGGTGATCGCCAGCTTGCTCGAGTCGCTGCCGATCGGCCAGCTCAGCCGCCCCTGCTCGATGCGCTTGGCAAACACCCACACCCCTGTCCTGTCAAAGTACAGCAGTTTTAGGCGGTTGCGCGTCTTGTTCGAACAGCGCCCCGCCTTTGGGGTCTTCGCCCAAGTGATCCCGCGCCACCGCCCACAGCCCGTCACACTGCTTGCGCATGTCCGCCGGCTCCACCGCCGCGAAGACACGAAGCTGATGGGGCAGGCTCAGCATCGCAACGCCTTGACCAACGCCGCCAGCGACTGCGCATCGCCCCCGCGCAAGACCAGCCCGTCCGGCAAACACACCTCCTGCAAAGAGGCGGCACAGGTCGGCACCGTCACCTCATCGAAAAGAGGTTTAGACTCGCCGCCTCCACCTGCCTGACTGCGCTCGCGACGCTGCTTGAGCCAGTACACAAGCGTGTTATAGGCCACTCCCTCGCGCCGGGCAAAGCCCTTCCGCGTCAACCCGCTCCCATCGTAGCTCGCAAGCAAGCGATCACGGTAAGGTTAACGGAAGTGGCCTAAACTCAATCAGGATGCTTATCCCCTCCCGTCCGTGTGGCAACGGCCTCGTCGAGGTTCTGATGGCCGACCACGGTCCCGTCATCGAGTTCGTTTACGACTTGTGTTTTCAGATGCTGAAAGAGCCGAAAAATATCGCGCGTGCCGCCCCAGGTAAACCAAACCGCCGTAACCAGTGACATGACCACCGGGATGCCGATCCCGACCACGTGCCAGAACGTTTTCCAGGTCTCCACGGACCAGGGATCGAGCAGGTTCCAGGTGATCCCCACGGCGAAGATGGCGAACCAGATCACGCCCCACAGCAGCAGGCTCACGGCGATCCACTTGTCCCCACGGGTGAAGTTCTCGTCGATACCAACGGCGCGGGCCAGCAGGCCGCGGGGGCGATTGGGCGTGCTGGCACGGGTTTCGCCGACCTTTTCCCCCAGCTGCTCGTACGCCCCGCGGTGGAGCATCCGCTCCATATTGTAGTCCTCTTGGCACGTCAGCAGTGAGACCACCACATACACCCCGATGGCGATCAGGCTGGAGGAAAAGGAAATCTGCATCCCGTTGAGCGGAAAGTCCCCCTGGAGCACCGTGCGGGTAATGATCCCCCCCACACTCAGGGTCGACCCGGTGAGCAGGGCCGCCCAGGCGCCCGCCGTCGTTCCCTTTTTCCAGTAGAGCCCGCCGATGATGACGGCTCCGGCCCCGCCGACATAGATCGCCATCGTGATCGACCACCACATCACGATGAACTCCGTCTGCGGAAAGACCGCGCCGAAGATGAAGACAAACACCGCCACCGCCGCGATGGAGCGGCGCAACACCCGGATGTGCTGCTTCGGGCCGAAGGGCCGCTTGCGCAAAGGGACGAGCACATCCTGCACGAACAGACTCCCCCAGGAGTGCAGGTGGGTTGAGTCGCAGCCGAAGATGCCCATGATCAATATCGCGCAGAAGGCGCCCTTGACCCCGACGGGCAGCATGTGCGAAACTGCCAGCGGGATGCGCATCTGCGATTGCGACTGCTCTCCGGGGATGAGCGAGAGCTCGTGCATGACCTGCCGGGCCTGCTCGGCGAAGTCCGGGTGCAGCAGGTATGTCATCGCGCAGATGGCCAACAGGTACACCAGCGCCTGCTTCCCGTACTCGCGCCAGCGCCCCAGGATATTGCCCATGCGGTTCTCGTGCGGCGTCAGTCCGGCGGAGTTGTATGCGCTTTGGTTCTGCCAGGCCATCGTCCCGTACACGCTGGTAAAGGCTGCCATCAGGACGTACCAGAGGTTGAAGTCCTCCAGGCTCATCGAGTCGAAGGGGTTCAGCAGCGAGTGACCGGCGGGCCGGTCTGCCAGCACGTCCGTAATCTCCGACCAACTGAACATGTAAATCAGGCTGCCGATGATGAGCAGGTAGAGTACCTGCGAGAGCATGCCCTCGATACAGTCCGTCACCATGACCGTGATCTGTCCCCCGGCCAAGGTCAGAAACAATGTGATGGACAATAGCAACGCCATCACCAGCAGGTGCGTTCCGACCTCAAGCCCCATGAAAGGCATCACCGGCGGCAGTCCCACGTACGTCGTGATAAACCTTGCTCCGATCACCGGGATGATTCCGAAATTGATCAGCCCGGCAAAAAAGCCCAAAAAACCGGTAAAAACCCGGAAGCGCTTGCTATAACGGATTTCAAAAAACTGGGCCAGCGTCATCGCCCGCGTCTCGCGGTAGCGGTACACGACAAAGCCTGTCGTCGCCACCAGCAGGCCCACCGGGATGTTGATCCACTGCCACCAGGTCCAGGTAAAGCCCGCCCGGGCAATGACCTCGAAGCTCGCGGCGAAAACGACGGCCCCGGCCTGCATCTCACCCTTGGAGACAGCCAGCAGATAACGGCCCGCCACACGCCCGCCGGACATGAAGTCCGCCACACTGCGCATGTAACGTTGGGTAAAAATGCCAATCCCCAAAACAATCAACAAGGAGATGGTAACAAAAATCCAATCAATCGTGTGCATCGCTTACTTTCCATACCCCGGACGCGCCCCTGAACGGGAAATGCATCCAAGGTATTTAAATAATTTAAGTCATTTTATCTTATTAATATCATCCATGGCGACGAAATCGTCTCTGCGCCCGCAATGAGATCAAGCTAACAGGCTGCGACAGGGATATCTTCCAGCAAAACGCCGTCTGAGATCAGCGCACGCTGGAGCCGCTCGATCTCCACGCGGTTGAGGTCGCCGCCGTTCTCGAGACTGAGGGCCGCGGCGGTACCGACCCCCTGCCCCATCATCATGCAGTGCGTTTGGAGGCGCACCGAGGCATGCCCTTCGTGGGTAGAGGAGGCACAGCGTCCGGCCACGGCGAGGTTTTCAAAGCGGTCGTTCAGGCACATCCCAAAGGGGACGTGATAGCTCTTGCCAGCGGGCACATGGTGCGAGTGGTCGCCCTCGGACCAGGTCGTGTAGCCGGTGCCCTTGGGGTCGTGGATATCGATCATCCACACACCGTGGCCGATCGCGTCGGGCTGTTTCCGGGCACCGAGTACCATCTCGCGATCGAGGGTGGAGCGGCCCTGGATGCGGCGGCTCTCGCGCACACCCAGGCACGCCGCCGTCTGCTCAATCTGTGCGTGCGCATAGCCGGGGATGCACGCACGCCATCGCTCAAGGTAGCGCGGCAGAAAGGCCCGCGCACGCATCATCATGTGGGTGAGTTCCTCCTCGTCCACGGGGTTCCCAGCCGCCGGTGCGATGTTAAAGGGATAGTGGTTGCCCGCGTGCCCGGCGAGGTTGATCTCGAGCACCTTGTTGTTAAAAGGCGGGAAGCGCCCCTGCGCCGCCTCCAGCTCCATGTGCCGGACCTCACGCGCGATCCGAACCGGGTCGGCGCGGCGGTTCGCCTCCACGTCCACCCCCTCCAGCGTGAACATCAGCGTGGCCCCCTGCACACAGCCATCTTCCGGACGTCCATAGTGGTAAGGCACGCCGGCGTTGGCCGCGATGTCGCCGTCGCCGCTGGCATCGACAAAGACTTGCCCGAGCACGGCTCGCCGGCCGCGCTTGGTATCGACGAGCACGGCCTGTACGCGTCCTGCCTCGACCACGGTCTCCACCGGCATGACATTGCAGACGACACGCACCCCCGCTTCACGCAAGGCGGATTCAAAAACGAGCCGCATCACCTCGGGGTCAAACCAGTGGGTGTCCGGACGGTCGGGAAAATCTTCATAGCGGTGCACGCCCTCGCCCCCGCGCTCGATCATCTCCTGTACCAGTCCGAAGATGACCTGCCGGGTGCAGTCGCTGGTGTGCCAGATATTGACGAGCCCGTTCGTGGCCATGCCGCCGACCGTCGGCATCTTCTCCAGCAGGAGGACATCTGCGCCGTGGCGCGCCGCCGAGATGGCCGCAGTGATACCGGCGACGCCTCCGCCGCAGACAACGACATCGGCCTGCGTCCAAACCGGGACACGCGAGGCAGGGATATTCAGATGTTTCATAGGGACACTTTTCATGGATTCAGGGAGCGAGACCGCGGTTTCCGTCGTGCGTGGGCTGTTCCTGCACCGTCACTTCATCCCCCCTCAATGACCTCGCCACCCGAACCCCATGCGCAGCCGTCATGCTCGGACGGATACATCATAAAACGGTTCAGCGGTAATGGCACAGGGGTATCACGCGGAAATGAGGTTAAAGAACGCGACCGACGGCCGTTCACGCATCATAATCTTCCATCCTGCTCCGCTCTAGTCTGCACCCATCGGGCTTTTAGTCGGATTTCAACATCCATTGAGCATTTACCGGTATCCCCTCCCGGCAACGGGTGCGTCGCCCTGCGCCCCCGACACACGCGCATAGAGGGGCTCCCCGCGAGGCCTCCTCACCGTCCATGCTCAGTACAGCCCAGGCGACGACAAGGGGGGCCTAGAGGCTGTTGACGTGGCTCAGCAAGGGAGTGGAGAGGCTCAGGCTGACGGGCGGCTCTCCGGCCCGGCAGTGCTCGCGGAAGGCATTCGGGGTCATGCCGACGAAATGCCGAAAAACCTTGCCGAAGTGACTCTGGTCCTGAAACCCGACGAAATAGCAGATCTCTCCCACACTGAAACGGTCCATGATCAGGAGCTGAATGGCGTGGTCAATACGCACACGCTTGATGTACTCAGCCAGGCCGAAGCCGACGTTTTC contains the following coding sequences:
- a CDS encoding FAD-dependent oxidoreductase yields the protein MKHLNIPASRVPVWTQADVVVCGGGVAGITAAISAARHGADVLLLEKMPTVGGMATNGLVNIWHTSDCTRQVIFGLVQEMIERGGEGVHRYEDFPDRPDTHWFDPEVMRLVFESALREAGVRVVCNVMPVETVVEAGRVQAVLVDTKRGRRAVLGQVFVDASGDGDIAANAGVPYHYGRPEDGCVQGATLMFTLEGVDVEANRRADPVRIAREVRHMELEAAQGRFPPFNNKVLEINLAGHAGNHYPFNIAPAAGNPVDEEELTHMMMRARAFLPRYLERWRACIPGYAHAQIEQTAACLGVRESRRIQGRSTLDREMVLGARKQPDAIGHGVWMIDIHDPKGTGYTTWSEGDHSHHVPAGKSYHVPFGMCLNDRFENLAVAGRCASSTHEGHASVRLQTHCMMMGQGVGTAAALSLENGGDLNRVEIERLQRALISDGVLLEDIPVAAC
- the tnpA gene encoding IS66 family insertion sequence element accessory protein TnpA, translating into MLASYDGSGLTRKGFARREGVAYNTLVYWLKQRRERSQAGGGGESKPLFDEVTVPTCAASLQEVCLPDGLVLRGGDAQSLAALVKALRC
- a CDS encoding sodium:solute symporter family protein, with the protein product MHTIDWIFVTISLLIVLGIGIFTQRYMRSVADFMSGGRVAGRYLLAVSKGEMQAGAVVFAASFEVIARAGFTWTWWQWINIPVGLLVATTGFVVYRYRETRAMTLAQFFEIRYSKRFRVFTGFLGFFAGLINFGIIPVIGARFITTYVGLPPVMPFMGLEVGTHLLVMALLLSITLFLTLAGGQITVMVTDCIEGMLSQVLYLLIIGSLIYMFSWSEITDVLADRPAGHSLLNPFDSMSLEDFNLWYVLMAAFTSVYGTMAWQNQSAYNSAGLTPHENRMGNILGRWREYGKQALVYLLAICAMTYLLHPDFAEQARQVMHELSLIPGEQSQSQMRIPLAVSHMLPVGVKGAFCAILIMGIFGCDSTHLHSWGSLFVQDVLVPLRKRPFGPKQHIRVLRRSIAAVAVFVFIFGAVFPQTEFIVMWWSITMAIYVGGAGAVIIGGLYWKKGTTAGAWAALLTGSTLSVGGIITRTVLQGDFPLNGMQISFSSSLIAIGVYVVVSLLTCQEDYNMERMLHRGAYEQLGEKVGETRASTPNRPRGLLARAVGIDENFTRGDKWIAVSLLLWGVIWFAIFAVGITWNLLDPWSVETWKTFWHVVGIGIPVVMSLVTAVWFTWGGTRDIFRLFQHLKTQVVNELDDGTVVGHQNLDEAVATRTGGDKHPD
- a CDS encoding nucleoside-diphosphate kinase; this encodes MQKTLIILKPDCMERKLWGIVLDRFAKVDLDIVACKMMKLDQAVLREHYSHIADKPFFPEIENFMSSRPVIAMILKGPEAISRVRSILGPTDSKAAPAGTIRGDMGADKMFNLVHASDSPEAAEAEIERFFGGDPIFE
- a CDS encoding IS66 family transposase; this translates as MFAKRIEQGRLSWPIGSDSSKLAITPAALTMLMNGSYASAGLLAWIVLSKYVQHQPLYRQEKVSATFFIGHPEAGQRSAIIYSIVVFCQRHNIEPDVLSRLPNMTNQDDISALSPAKWSPS